In Panicum virgatum strain AP13 chromosome 5K, P.virgatum_v5, whole genome shotgun sequence, the genomic window TGTAAACTAGATGCGTCCGCGcttgccccctctcctcctgccaCGTCGCTCTGCAGCTTGGCCCGCCCTAGTGTGGTGCTGCGAGTATGTCAGTGGCTCCGGCGGGATGGTCTGGCGAGTGGACCGACGACCCTGCTCAGGAACAGGCGTCTGCTCCACCTGACTGTAGTCCTGCGTCGCGAGTGGGGCACCCCCCAACTGTGAAGTGCCGACGACCTCCTGCGTCGGTGCAGAAGAGAAGAACGTGTTCACCCACTCCATCTGTGCGAGGTTGTCCACCTCCTGAATCTCCTCATCGTCGTCTGTCCCTCCCACCTGCCGGTACTCTGATTCACAAACTTCAATCCATCAATATTCAATTAAAAATGTACTTGTTACCGCAAATTAACAACTGGTCTTAGACGTACCTAAATCGTGTATTGGACGACGAAGAGACGAAGATCCGGCGCCGTAGGGATCCATCGACGGAAACAGCGACGAGCCGGGCGCTACACGAATAAGAAGTACAAGTTAATGAATAAAGTTTTACATGATACGGTATTGTAAGTGACACGAGGTTATAGTACGATTTACCTGCCGAGTACAAATGTGCCGGTCGCGGCACGTACGTGGGCCGAACTGCAGAACCTGAAGGTGTCACCATCGTGTCAGGTGGCGGTGGACCTGACTGTGCCGCGGGTGCAGACCGTCGTGACGATGGACCGGTCACAGGAACTGGCCCCGAACTGCGAGGTAGGAGGAAGGTGTCATCCTCACGACAGGTCACGGCTCGTCAGAATCGCTTGCACATATCGACGATCTTCTGCAGCGTGCTCTGGTGCTGGGTGGGCGTCATGTCATGGTACTGGCCCATACTCGACGAAGCCTCGGACTCAATCGCTCGTATGACATCGTACTGTACCGAGAAAGTAGTAACATCATATGCAACCAGTTTTTTATACTGCAAAATCAATCAGAGAAACGTACCGCTATGGCGAAGTTCTGGTCTCGAACTACGGGGTACGTCTCCGACACCCTTGCGGCCTCGATCGGAGCCTCTGGTGGAACGTGCACGACACGTGTGCGCGTCCTCGGCAGGTACCACCGTAGGTAGTCTGCGAACGCCTCTTCGCTGTGCGGCCGATCCTCGAAAACGACGTCGTCGAGGGCCGCGGCCCAAGAGTTGACGTAAGGACGGACCTTGTCGGCCCACCGTGAGCCTGGTGGCTGACCCTGACGTGTCCACCTATAATAGAAAGCTTGAGCGATTCAATGCTAAATGGTAGGTTATAAAAAATGATGAATTATTAACAGAACTATTTATTCGGTACCTGTGGACGTGGGCCTccactgagtgcacaatcgggaccggggtctgctggtagagaccgaactgcctcatAACCCGGTGAACGTGGTACTCCTCGACGTGGATGTCGTAAAGGATCGGCTTCCTCGTCATCCAGTACTCATGATCTCGCAGGCATAAGGACGAAAGACCGCTCGGTGCCCGGGCGTAAATGTCGGCTGCAGTGTACGGAGTCCACCTCACGTCCGTGTCCACAAGAGCGTCAAACTGTCCAACGAAGTCGTGGTACGACTTCCTCGTCGGCACGCCGACCCAAGAAGGCTGCATAACGAAAAAATAAGTTAACCGCTAAATCGTACATTTGTGCATGCATGTAACAATAAGTAAAACAAACGATGTAACGTACCCTCCTGAGGCACCACAACGAACCCATCGTAGGTCTGTCGACGTCGTCGTGGTCTGCGGACAGCTGGACGTACGGCTAGAAGTCTATCTCTGGCCTACCGACGGGAAAGCGCTCGTAAGACCAGAGCTGTAACAGTAGAGGACACCCAACAAGAATGGGCTCCTCTGCTGAGACCTTCGTCACGCCCGTGCAAAGACCCCTGTAACTCGCAGCCAAAACGGCAGAACCCCAGCTAAACTGTGGCATCTCGTGAAGTGGAGCATCAGCTATCAACCTCGCCAAAGGAATGAGCTGTTTGGGGCACGAGTCACCCTGCGAGCTGCAGAACATGACCCATCCGAACAACCACAGTAAGTAGGCCTCGAAGTGCCTGGCAACTGTAAAGTCGTCTGCGTTTGCCCTCATGTAGTCCGCCTTCAAAATGGTACGAGTCGTCAATGCAAATACGTATCAATATAAGTACGAAAAGAATCAACATTTATGTACTCACACTGAACTATAGGAGCCACCTCTTTGTCGGTCCGTGTGCGTGGTTCGCAGGCAAGGGCCGGTACGACAATGCTAGCTCGTTGCGCTGAACCCCGGCAAACTGAGCCAAAAGGTCGTCGTGCCACGAGAGTCTCACGTCCTCTACACCCACAGCTCGTCCAGCACACGGCAAGCCTAGAAGCATCACCACGTCCTGAAGAGTAGGGGTCATCTCACCGACCGGGAGGTGAAACGTGTGCATCTCCGGACGCCAACGGTCGAGAAGTGCCGCGAGGAGGGACATGTCGAACTGGAACCGTGGAGCCCTATCCCTAGGTCGACGTGCAGGGTCGGCCATATCTCCCTCCACAAGTCGCGCAATCGGGAGAAGACCTGAAGCGCGTAACCTGCATTGCGAAAATGAAAATCAAGTTAGAACAAACGGTTAAGgaaacaattaaaatatgtGACAAATGTAACCCGTACCTAGGAACCCAGCGACGGTGTATCGGCATCGTCGACATGGGCATACGAGCCCGAAACGTCCCTAAACTGATGCCACGGACCGCAGACATCTACGACCGGTGGCGCTTGTCGACGAGAGCATCTAGCAACTCAGGGGTGGCTCCTTCCTCGTGCGCCATACCTGTATAATAagatttattacaaataatttcagaacataaatagtaatattaagcataataacattaacgtaataaaatactaaataaaatttcagaacataaattaactaatacaacaaatttttaacaaaatactaaataaaacataACGTAATAAACTTATAAATGATGCACAATAAATTACATATCATATAACTTCAATTTCCAATTACAGCAACAAAATTGAACATACATTTGCGTCACAtattacaacaaatattcgtacgccaagacgaaatcagtttacgacatattagttcttaatattacataatttaacatcGAACATGATTCAATAGCGAATGACACAAATGACAATCGTTATCGATCACATAAGGCCATCGTTGTTAAgacggcggccacgacgacCCGTTGCCTGCGGTGCCGGATTTGGAGCAGCTTCTGATGGGCCCACTCCATCTGTGCGCCACCATAACTCAATGTCGTACAATACTTGTACGTATGACCCGTCTCATGGCACTTCGAGCAGAGGCGGACATGTCGACCAGCCTCTGATCGATCCATGTTATTTCTAATGTGTTTCTTCTTGCGTCGGCCCACCCCTTGAAATatttctggatctggatctggaaTGTAAGTTGCATTGTGTCCAGGATCAGTTATGAAGTCTCCTAGGATGCGAAACCCATAAATCTCGTGCATCCAAGTCATCCAAATAGCTTCCTTCATGAAGTAATTTGAGACATACATACGAGTCTGTAGTCCACCAGCTTCAAAACAGGCAGCAATAACATGTGTGCACGGCAGGTGCAGCAGCTTTGGCTTATGacatgagcaaatacaagcatcaGGACGGAGAACACACTCCTGCACATGCTTCTCACGCCGGCCCGCCATTCGGCCTTTGTCCCTACACATCACCTCGTACCGACGTTCCATAGAGCCAACTGGAGTCACCCGATGTAAACGGGTCTTTTTGAAAGCTTCCTCCATATACTCCGTAACCCTGTATCCGTAAACTTTGCGATTATCGACCATATCTTTCTGTGCCACAGCGTAACGGTCCCTGAAGTACTCGCAAGTGCGATACAAGAAGAACTCCACGATCCCAACAAGTGGCAATGATCTTACACCACGCAGCACCCAATTATATACCTCGGCTAGGTTCGTAGTCATTAAACCGTACCTAGcacctccttcatcaaacaataaagcccatttctctttttgttcgtgctcaatccactcagagaatgtcttaattgcccttctccttttgcgcctgacattcggaccgtccaagcccacgtcttcaagcgagacctggtcgtcctcctctgtattgacagatctcttcgctagctccgccgtttgcttttttgttagctcatccaattttttccataggaagttgaatttcctttcctgattctggctgcataaccgcttgaatagcttcataaggattttgttcttgaactgggtatgaaagtttgcccccatatgcctcatgcaccacctactctttaggtccggccaaagtgcagtcctactacgctcagtagaaccattctgtatttcatcgattgcttgtaatatacccttgtgccgatcatgaatcaaacacacgttctctacatctttgacaatcatctgcttcaccctctgcaaaaaccaataccaagtatctcctgattctttctccacaaaggcaattgccaaaggcaacaattgtctgttaccatcagctgcaacAGCTGTGAGGATTGTGGCTTTATACCTTCCTGTCAAAAATGTCCCATCTATACAAATGACTGGCCGACAGTGCGGAAACGCCTCAATGCAAGCGCCCAAGGCCAAGAACGACCGTTGGAGTACCTGCTTTCCAGGCTTTTGGGCACATGGATACGTTTTCAAATCATAGTAGCTACCAGGATTTCTAACACATATAGTGTGCAGCAATGCCGGCATATTGTGATACGAAGCTTCATACGTCCCCCACCTCATCTGCAGCGCTTTCTGTTTCGCTCTGtaagctttgttgtagctaattttatatttaaactcctcctcaacagcacaaataattgacttaggttcataactaggattgtccacgatcaaagggtacatgtagttagctatgaaacctgcactgaggttgcggtgctgtggttctaatttTTCAAGCAGGCATATGTGCTCCACAATTTTTTTGACCTCCCAGAAATTCTGCCACTTGCCCATAGAAGCATACACCCTGAAAGGACATTCGCTTCTCACACAACGCATGTCATATGTTCTCGGACTGCTCTTGACAACTTTGAactgtctttgcaaagagagagtcgaccaacgttttatagcttccttcatgttgtcactgttggcatacaccgaacagatgcatacctcattttgcctgtactcccaaggcaccgcttcaccttcatttacacttaattttgaaaaatcataaccggaccagttgtgtgggacatgataatctccgtcatcatcatcatcatcatcatcatcatcatcatcatcatcatcatcatccgaggagtcatcattcattgcattgtgctGTTTTTCACCCTCCCTAtgaaactcttcaactatctctggaatgttttccccttcatcagcctgaccatttgcttgacgaggttcgtgtgcagcatgtctatcatcttctaaaatctcgagttcaccaccttcttcatgagattcatgcatCGTCTCAGTTTCTTCCGATACTATATCTCCCTGGCCTTCATGATCCCCGCCCGCTTTAGTTCTAAAACTAATCTTCTcgaatgcttgaacaaacaacacaagcggtaagcctcggctactacttatattgacatagttcctccagttttgcgtcccttcaagcggcaatagctcccaaaatactggttcccttcgactgaccactgccatgacagagatctcatgttcatctcgactaaggccaaaagctttaaatagccaattggatattgaaatccaagtcctctctctagctcggggtatttttttgtgatcgagctaaactctgacaaatctaccccttcaggaccatatctaacttctcctgacccatagaacacttgaaaatacaaatcatctgacatgcctGCTAATATTTACGACAATAATTACTCTTCCTTAGAATTTAATCAACACTAAAAAATAATTCTGCTATTTTTacatatatcttaattatttctctacaatttttattactgacaacaatttctatttttctgtaatataatgttaattaataatatttttatgagacaaatatgtctgtttgaactcattaatattttcaattatattcgtatgtaaactaatattttcaattacatgttctacgattttgtatcaaaataatttattttcaaaTCACTAATATTTAGTAAAACTATTTCTACACATAAAACTATATTCAaaatcactaatatttctaattcTAATCTACCAACTATTATTactaaaattaaattttaaaatgtACCTGCGATCCGAGTGGCGAGCGccgcctcggtgcggcggccgggagagcgctggcgagccgcgccgccggcaaagcccggcgcgcgtgcgggagGCGCGTGCGGgaggcgcggggggggggggggggggcgtgcgcgcggccggcggggcgggcgggcggcggcgtgggcggagcgggcgggcgggcggtggcgctgggGGAGCGGCCGCGCGCGGTTTTAATACGCGGAACTTACCGCcggttgaaacggcggtaggttctacctaccgccgtttcaaccgGTGGTAATGTCCGGCCCACCACGGCCCACGGCGGTACGATTCTACCGCCGGTTCATTCGGCGGTAATAaccttccgccggatgaaccggcggctgggtgacatttttgaaaaaaaaaatcacgacatatatttttgataaatcgaaaaaatatataaaaaaactcGCGCGCGAGTGGTGCGGTGGCAGCCGTGTCGGCCCGGTAGCGCGAGGTTGAATGGGCCGATGGGCCTGGGCAGGCCAGTTTATTTGTTTAGTAGACCAAAGGCGGGTCCTGGGCTTCGACCCAGAAATTCTATATATTTTTTGGAAGATTTTTTCTTCCCCACTTTCCAGTGTTTAAGATTCGTCCAAACTATCTCATCCGTTGGATCTTCTCAACTCTAATCTTTTTCTTCCTTatacccaacccaacccagtaAAAATGGTCTCCTGCCGCTTTGCTTCGATGCATCCATACATTT contains:
- the LOC120710750 gene encoding uncharacterized protein LOC120710750, yielding MVTPSGSAVRPTYVPRPAHLYSAAPGSSLFPSMDPYGAGSSSLRRPIHDLEYRQVGGTDDDEEIQEVDNLAQMEWVNTFFSSAPTQEVVGTSQLGGAPLATQDYSQVEQTPVPEQGRRSTRQTIPPEPLTYSQHHTRAGQAAERRGRRRGGKRGRI
- the LOC120710179 gene encoding uncharacterized protein LOC120710179 translates to MGSLWCLRRPSWVGVPTRKSYHDFVGQFDALVDTDVRWTPYTAADIYARAPSGLSSLCLRDHEYWMTRKPILYDIHVEEYHVHRVMRQFGLYQQTPVPIVHSVEAHVHRWTRQGQPPGSRWADKVRPYVNSWAAALDDVVFEDRPHSEEAFADYLRWYLPRTRTRVVHVPPEAPIEAARVSETYPVVRDQNFAIAYDVIRAIESEASSSMGQYHDMTPTQHQSTLQKIVDMCKRF